The Ochrobactrum sp. BTU1 region AGTTCCCGGCCGTTTCACATGAGCAAAGATTAGCTGCCATCGAAAGCCTCGCAGGCGAACGTCTGGCTATTGCCGCCTGATCCAAAGCCATTGGCTATAGGGAGTACATCAAATGAGTTCCAAGCAGATTAGATTCGGTGTGATGCTGCAGGGTGCAGGCGGACACATGAATGCCTGGAAACATCCGTCCGGGCCGGCAGATGCCAGCGTGAACCTTCAGTTTTTCATTAATACAGCACGCAAGTCCGAAGAAGCTGGCATCAGCTTCGCCTTCATCGCAGACGGGCTCTACATCAACGAAATTTCCATTCCGCATTTTCTCAATCGCTTTGAGCCTTTGACCGTCCTTTCGGCGCTCGCAGCGAACACGAAGCGCATTGGCCTCGCAGGCACGGTTTCGACGTCCTATAGCGATCCGTTTACAGTCGCACGACAGTTCGCATCGCTTGATCTCATCTCAGGCGGGCGTGCGGGCTGGAACGTGGTGACATCGCCGCTCGAAGGGTCAGGCCGTAACTATGGTAAGCCACATCCCGAGCACGCTCTGCGTTATGAAATCGCCGATGAATATCTTGACGTGACCAAAGGTCTTTGGGATTCATGGGATGAAGACGCCTTCGTTCGCGATCGTGAAAGCGGACAGTTTTACAAACCCGAAGGTTTCCATAGGCTCGATCACAAGGGGCGCTTCTTCTCGGTTGAAGGGCCGCTCAATATCCAGCGCTCACCTCAGGGCCAGCCTGTTATCTTTCAGGCCGGTGCTTCCGAAGCGGGTGTCGGACTTGCGGGCAAACATGCCGACGCCGTCTTCACCAATGCGGACACCATCAAGGATAGCCAAACATTTTATGCGCAGATCAAAGCTAGTGCGGTTGCCCATGGGCGTTCGCAGGACGATGTCGGCATTTATCCGGGGATCGGCCCCATCGTTGGACGAACCGAAGCTGAAGCCGAAGAGAAATATCAGGCGATCCGCAATCTCGTAAGCATCAACGAAGCGCTGTCCTATCTTGGACGTTTCTTCGACCATCATGATTTCACCGCCTATGATCTCGATGCGCCTTTCCCTGATCTTGGTGACGTCGGCAAGAACAGCTTCCGTTCGACAACCGACCGCATCAAGCGCGACGCGACTGCAAACAAGCTCAGTCTGCGTGAAGTGGCTTTGAATGTGGCGACACCACGCACGTCCTTCATCGGCACGGCAGAGAAGATTGCCGACGAAATCGTTCTCTGGAAAGAGCAGAAGGCTGCTGACGGTTTCATCCTTGGCTTCCCGGTGATTGCCGAAGGGCTGGATGATTTCATTGCCCATGTTCTGCCAATTCTGGAAGAGCGAGGATATCATGAAGGCAGCCTGAAACACGATACGCTGCGCGGAAATTTGGGGCTTGAGCATCCGAAGAGCCGTTATGCGAAGCCAGTTGAAAACAATGATACGGGAACTCGCCGAAGGGGTGCGGCATGAATATTCAGCGGTCGCCAGACGTAAACCGAAAACTTGAAATCGAGGCAGGTCTTGCCTCGTTTATCGACGAGTTTATCGCTTTGCGTCGCGACATTCATACCCATCCGGAACTTGCGTTCAAGGAAACCCGGACGTCTGCTCTGGTGGCAGATTATCTCAACCAATGGGGCTATGACGTTACAATCAGCGTTGGTGGCTCTGGCGTGGTTGGCACATTGAAGCGTGGCAACTCGAACAAGACCATTGGCATCAGGGCGGACATGGACGCCCTGCCGATAATTGAAGCGACTGGCCTTGATTACGCCAGCAGCAATTCCGGTGTGATGCACGCCTGTGGTCATGACGGACATACGACCGTTTTGCTGGCAGCGGCTCGCTATCTCGCCCAATCCGGTCGCTTTTCCGGCACGGTGC contains the following coding sequences:
- a CDS encoding LLM class flavin-dependent oxidoreductase codes for the protein MSSKQIRFGVMLQGAGGHMNAWKHPSGPADASVNLQFFINTARKSEEAGISFAFIADGLYINEISIPHFLNRFEPLTVLSALAANTKRIGLAGTVSTSYSDPFTVARQFASLDLISGGRAGWNVVTSPLEGSGRNYGKPHPEHALRYEIADEYLDVTKGLWDSWDEDAFVRDRESGQFYKPEGFHRLDHKGRFFSVEGPLNIQRSPQGQPVIFQAGASEAGVGLAGKHADAVFTNADTIKDSQTFYAQIKASAVAHGRSQDDVGIYPGIGPIVGRTEAEAEEKYQAIRNLVSINEALSYLGRFFDHHDFTAYDLDAPFPDLGDVGKNSFRSTTDRIKRDATANKLSLREVALNVATPRTSFIGTAEKIADEIVLWKEQKAADGFILGFPVIAEGLDDFIAHVLPILEERGYHEGSLKHDTLRGNLGLEHPKSRYAKPVENNDTGTRRRGAA